Proteins encoded by one window of Sardina pilchardus chromosome 7, fSarPil1.1, whole genome shotgun sequence:
- the si:ch211-220i18.4 gene encoding SRSF protein kinase 3: MSTGTELHLPHLPGNRVAGQGLCCDGGWQGMLACSSYCLCSARRETGECLKVVVAQAEKIPTLAELNQLGYLEPRGPEDREDPHEYCYGGYHPVEIGDIFNKRYQVVSKLGWGFFSTVWLCLDLRSGRRVAVKVLKSGTGFTQAGQDELTLLRCASGPTARHQMSKHIVQLLDEFKVAGKNGVHICLVLELLGPDLRCWQVCMGNPGLSLSCVKRVITQVLEGLDYMHTHCKIIHTDIKPENILLCLESQSHLRTAEGASHKFLGYVATVENTTGTEKFNLDKITVKIADLGSSCWVYKHFCEEIQTRQYRSLEVLLGCDYGTPADIWSVACMAFELVTGDSLFEPKGGKSFSLEEDHIAHIIELLGKIPPAIALSGKYSFEYFNNRGDLRRIAVLRPWSLYEVLVEKYHFSLRDATLFADFLLRMLDFLPERRATAAQCLKHPWFSC; encoded by the exons ATGTCTACAGGCACAGAGCTCCATCTACCTCACTTACC AGGGAACAGGGTGGCAGGTCAGGGCCTCTGCTGTGACGGCGGCTGGCAAGGCATGCTGGCCTGCAGTTCCTACTGCCTCTGCTCCGCTCGCCGGGAAACTGGGGAATGTCTAAAAGTAGTCGT AGCCCAGGCTGAGAAGATCCCAACACTGGCAGAGCTGAATCAACTGGGGTATCTGGAGCCGAGAGGCCCTGAGGATCGTGAGGATCCCCACGAGTACTGCTACG GTGGCTATCACCCAGTTGAAATAGGAGACATTTTCAACAAAAGATATCAAGTGGTGTCCAAACTGGGTTGGGGCTTCTTCTCCACTGTCTGGCTCTGCCTGGATCTCAG ATCAGGGAGGCGTGTTGCAGTGAAAGTGCTGAAGAGTGGCACTGGCTTCACCCAAGCAGGCCAGGATGAGCTAACCCTGCTACGCTGT GCCAGTGGTCCAACTGCTCGCCACCAAATGAGCAAGCACATTGTCCAGCTACTAGACGAGTTCAAGGTGGCAGGGAAGAACGGAGTCC ACATTTGCCTTGTACTGGAACTACTGGGGCCAGACCTGCGCTGCTGGCAAGTGTGTATGGGCAACCCGGGCCTCTCCTTAAGCTGTGTCAAACGGGTCATCACACAG GTTCTGGAGGGTCTGGactacatgcacacgcactgcAAAATCATCCACACGGACATCAAGCCCGAGAACATCCTGCTGTGCTTGGAGTCGCAGTCCCACCTGCGCACAGCAGAGGGCGCATCACACAAGTTTCTGGGCTATGTGGCTACCGTGGAGAATACTACAGGTACAG AGAAATTCAACCTGGACAAAATCACAGTGAAGATAGCAGACTTGGGCAGCTCGTGTTGGGTG TACAAGCACTTTTGCGAGGAGATCCAGACCCGACAGTACCGCTCCCTGGAGGTTCTGCTGGGCTGTGACTACGGAACACCTGCAGACATCTGGAGCGTGGCCTGCATG GCTTTTGAGCTTGTAACTGGTGACTCGCTGTTTGAGCCCAAAGGAGGGAAGAGCTTTTCACTTGAAGAAG ATCATATTGCTCACATAATTGAACTTCTCGGCAAGATACCCCCTGCTATTGCACTATCTGGGAAATATTCCTTTGAGTACTTCAACAACAGAG GTGACCTGCGTCGGATCGCTGTCCTGCGGCCGTGGAGCTTGTACGAGGTGCTGGTGGAGAAATACCACTTCTCCCTGAGGGACGCGACTCTCTTTGCTGACTTTCTGCTGCGCATGTTAGACTTCCTGCCGGAGCGACGGGCCACTGCCGCTCAATGTCTCAAACATCCTTGGTTCAGCTGCTGA